CGCTCGCGCGCGCTGATGACCGTGGCCCTGCGGGTGATGGGCAACCTGGTGACCGACGCCGACCGCGACCTCGTCGCCCGCACCTGGCGCACCGCCGGGAGGCTGTCCAGCCGCGCGGACCCGCGACCGCCGTTCGCCTGAGCTGGCCCCCTCCAGGGCACCGCCCCGAGCGTGCGAGGGGTGGGGAGGAGGGGGTCCTCCATCACAGGAACGGCGAGTTGTACATCGCGAAGTAGACGGCGATGTAGTGGCAGACGGCGGCCACGACGGTCATGGCGTGGAAGACCTCGTGGTAGCCGAAGACACCGGGCACGGGGTTGGGCCTCTTCATCGCGTACGCGATGCCGCCGAGGGTGTAGAGCACGCCGCCGACGGCCAGCAGCACCAGGGAGGTCACCCCGGCGATGTGCAGGATGTCGGTGAGGATGAAGACCGCCACCCAGCCCAGCCCGACGTAGAGCGGGACGCCGACCCAGCGCGGCGCCGTCGGCCAGCTGAGCTTGAGGCAGACGCCCGCCAGCGCGCCCGCCCACACCCCGCCGAGGACCCAGTAGCCGGTCGGCTCGTCGACGGCGAGCAGGGCGAAGGGCGTGTACGTGCCCGCGATGAACAAGAAGATCATCGAGTGGTCGAGCCGTTTCATGATCTTCCAGCCGCGCGGTGACCAGCGGCGGCGGTGGTACAGGGCGCTGATCCCGAACAGCCCGCAGATCGTGGCGCAGTAGACCGCGACGGAGAACCCGGACCGGGCGCCGAGCACGGCGGCCAGCGGGATCAGGACGGCGCCGGCGACGACGGCGCCGCAGAAGGCGAACAGGTGCAGCCACCCGCGCATCCGCGGGCGGGTGTCGGGGTGCTCCCAGTCGGAGTCGGCGAAGTCCTCGGCGACCCAGGTCCGCTCGACCTGCTGGCCCTCCTCGAGGACCGTGGCGACGGCAGGCCCGCGGGTGGCCTCGAGCTCGGCCCCGTCGTCGGCCTGCACCCGGACCGGCTCGCGGTCGTCGGGGGCGGCAGCGCTCATGGACCGAGGTTACGGAGCCGGGGGTGGCGGTGCACCGGCAGCGACCTGTGAGGTCCCCGGCACCTCCCCGGCTCGGCAGCACGCCGCGCCGGGACGGCTGCGGAACGTGAACGCCCGGGGCCTACTGTGTGCCCCGTGGGGACGCGTCAGTGGGTCCGCGACGTCCTGACCCAGCTCTACGAACGCCGGCTGGCGCGGCAGCTGGTCGGCGCCGACGTCCCCCGCCACGTCGGCGCGATCATCGACGGCAACCGGCGCTGGGCCCGGGCCACCGGCCTGCTCGACCCCAACGCCGGGCACCGCCGCGGCGCCGACCGGATCGCCTCCTTCCTCGGCTGGTGCGACGAGGCCGGCGTCGAGGTGGTCACGCTCTTCCTGCTCTCGACGGACAACCTGTCGCGGCCCGAGCCGGAGCTGACCCCGCTGCTGCGGATCATCGAGGGCGTCGTCGAGGACCTCTCCGCCCCCGACCGCCGCTGGCAGCTGCACCCGGTCGGCGCGCTGGGGTTGCTGCCGGCCGAGACGGTCACCGTGCTCAAGGAGGCCGAGGAGGTCACCCGCGACCGGCCGGGGGCCACGGTCAACCTCGCCGTCGGCTACGGCGGACGGCGGGAGATCGCCGACGCCGTCCGGTCGCTGCTGGCCGAGCACGCCAGCCGGGGGACGACGCTCGACGAGCTGATCGGCGTCCTCGACGTCGAGCACATCGCCGAGCACCTCTACACCCGCGGCCAGCCCGACCCCGACCTGGTCATCCGCACCAGCGGCGAGCAGCGGCTGTCGGGCTTCCTGCTCTGGCAGACCGCGCACTCGGAGTTCTACTTCACCGACGTGTACTGGCCCGACTTCCGCCGGGTGGACTTCCTGCGCGCGCTGCGGGCCTACGCCGCACGGCACCGTCGCTTCGGCGGCTGAGAGACTGGCCGCCATGACACCTGGCGCGGCGGCCGGCGCGGTCGACGTCCCCCTCGAGTACGTCCGGCTGGGGCTGCGCTTCGACCGCCTGGAGGCCGGTTTCGTCGACGCCTACACCGGTGACCCGCGGATCCGCGCGCAGGTCGAGGACGAGCCGGCGCCCACGCCGCAGGGGCTGCGCGACCGGGCCCGGGCGCTGCTGCGCGAGCTCGACGCCGCGGGGCTGCCCGACGACCGGGCCGACTTCCTCCGCGGCCAGCTCACCGGTCTGGAGTGCAGCGCGCGGAAGATGAGCGGCGAGCCGGTCGGCTTCCTCGACGAGGTGCGCAGCTACTTCCAGGTCGACCTCACCCTGGGCGACCCGGCCGCCTACGCCGCCGCGCACGCCGAGCTGGGCACGCTGCTGCCCGGCGAGGGGACGCTGGCGCAGCGGTACGCCGCGCACCGCCGCCGCGAGGAGTGCCCGCCGCAGCGGCTGGGCGAGGCGGTGGACACGCTGTCCAGCGCCCTGCGCGACCGGGTCCGCGGCCGCTACGGCCTGCCCGAGGTCGAGACGGTGCGCTACGAGGTGGTCACCGACAGGCCGTGGTCGGGCTTCAACTACTACGAGGGCGACTACCGCTCGCGGGTCGCGATCAACGCCGACCTGCCGCACCGGCTCAGCCAGCTCGCCCACCTGGTGGCGCACGAGTCCTACCCGGGGCACCACACCGAGCACTGCCGCAAGGAGCGCGGGCTGGTCGAGCGGGTCGGGCACCTGGAGCACACCGTCTTCCTGGTGAACACCCCCGAGTGCCTGATGGCCGAGGGGCTGGCCGACCTCGGCGTCGACGCCGCGGTCGGGCCCGGCTGGGGGCCGTGGGCGGCCGAGGTGCTCGGTGACCTCGGGCTGGGCTTCGACGGCCACCTCGCCGAGCGGATCGCCGCGGCCGCCGCGCCGCTGAACCGGGTGCGCCAGGACGCCGCCGTCCTGCTGCACGACCGCGGCGCCGACGCCGACGAGGTGACCGCCTACCTGCAGCGCTGGTCCCTGGTCAGCGCCGAGCGGGCCCGCCAGCAGCTGCGCTTCCTCACCCACCCGCTGTGGCGCGCCTACATCACCACCTACGTCGAGGGCTACGACCTGCTCGCCCGC
This region of Geodermatophilus bullaregiensis genomic DNA includes:
- the trhA gene encoding PAQR family membrane homeostasis protein TrhA, whose protein sequence is MSAAAPDDREPVRVQADDGAELEATRGPAVATVLEEGQQVERTWVAEDFADSDWEHPDTRPRMRGWLHLFAFCGAVVAGAVLIPLAAVLGARSGFSVAVYCATICGLFGISALYHRRRWSPRGWKIMKRLDHSMIFLFIAGTYTPFALLAVDEPTGYWVLGGVWAGALAGVCLKLSWPTAPRWVGVPLYVGLGWVAVFILTDILHIAGVTSLVLLAVGGVLYTLGGIAYAMKRPNPVPGVFGYHEVFHAMTVVAAVCHYIAVYFAMYNSPFL
- a CDS encoding isoprenyl transferase; the protein is MGTRQWVRDVLTQLYERRLARQLVGADVPRHVGAIIDGNRRWARATGLLDPNAGHRRGADRIASFLGWCDEAGVEVVTLFLLSTDNLSRPEPELTPLLRIIEGVVEDLSAPDRRWQLHPVGALGLLPAETVTVLKEAEEVTRDRPGATVNLAVGYGGRREIADAVRSLLAEHASRGTTLDELIGVLDVEHIAEHLYTRGQPDPDLVIRTSGEQRLSGFLLWQTAHSEFYFTDVYWPDFRRVDFLRALRAYAARHRRFGG
- a CDS encoding DUF885 domain-containing protein; this encodes MTPGAAAGAVDVPLEYVRLGLRFDRLEAGFVDAYTGDPRIRAQVEDEPAPTPQGLRDRARALLRELDAAGLPDDRADFLRGQLTGLECSARKMSGEPVGFLDEVRSYFQVDLTLGDPAAYAAAHAELGTLLPGEGTLAQRYAAHRRREECPPQRLGEAVDTLSSALRDRVRGRYGLPEVETVRYEVVTDRPWSGFNYYEGDYRSRVAINADLPHRLSQLAHLVAHESYPGHHTEHCRKERGLVERVGHLEHTVFLVNTPECLMAEGLADLGVDAAVGPGWGPWAAEVLGDLGLGFDGHLAERIAAAAAPLNRVRQDAAVLLHDRGADADEVTAYLQRWSLVSAERARQQLRFLTHPLWRAYITTYVEGYDLLARWLDARPAGQDVADRFVRLLDEPLTPAVVTAELPAA